Proteins from a genomic interval of Elaeis guineensis isolate ETL-2024a unplaced genomic scaffold, EG11 Super_Scaffold_1000265, whole genome shotgun sequence:
- the LOC140854584 gene encoding DNA-directed RNA polymerase subunit alpha codes for MTKAIPRIGSRRNGRIGSRKNGRRIPKGVIHVQASFNNTIVTVTDVRGRVVSWASAGTSGFKGTRRGTPYAAQAAAVNAIRTVVDQGMQRAEVMIKGPGLGRDAALRAIRRSGILLSLVRDVTPMPHNGCRPPKKRQEVVGSTRTLRWKCVESRVDSKRLYYGRFILSPLMKGQADTIGIAMRRALLGEIEGTCITRAKSEKVAHEYSTIVGIEESVHEILLNLKEIILRSNLYGVIDASICVRGPRYVTAQDIISPPYVEIVDTTQHIANLTEPIDLCIELQIKRDRGYRMKSANNSQDGSYPIDAVSMPVRNANHSIHSYGNGNEKQEILFLEIWTNGSLTPKEALYEASRNLIDLFIPFLHAEEEDINFEENKNRFPLPLFTFQNRLTNLKKNKKGIPLKCIFIDQSELPSRTYNCLKGSNIHTLSDLLSNSQEDLMRIKFFRIEDVKQILDTLQKYFAIDLSKNKNKFSFKSIVIISSSFYNRKKN; via the exons ATGACAAAAGCTATACCAAGAATTGGTTCACGTAGGAATGGACGTATTGGTTCACGTAAGAATGGACGTAGAATACCAAAAGGAGTTATTCATGTTCAAGCGAGTTTCAACAATACCATTGTAACTGTTACAGATGTACGAGGTCGGGTGGTTTCTTGGGCCTCCGCAGGTACTTCTGGATTCAAAGGCACAAGAAGAGGTACACCGTATGCTGCTCAAGCCGCAGCGGTAAATGCTATTCGTACAGTAGTCGATCAGGGTATGCAACGGGCAGAAGTTATGATAAAAGGCCCTGGTCTCGGAAGAGATGCAGCATTACGAGCCATTCGTAGAAGTGGTATACTATTAAGTTTAGTACGTGATGTAACACCTATGCCACATAATGGGTGTCGACCTCCTAAAAAAAGAC AGGAAGTAGTAGGATCCACTCGAACACTACGGTGGAAATGTGTTGAATCAAGAGTAGACAGTAAGCGTCTTTATTATGGTCGTTTCATTCTGTCCCCGCTTATGAAAGGTCAAGCCGATACCATAGGTATTGCCATGCGAAGGGCTTTACTTGGAGAAATAGAAGGAACATGTATCACACGTGCAAAATCTGAGAAAGTAGCACATGAATATTCTACGATAGTAGGTATTGAAGAATCAGTACATGAAATTTTactaaatttgaaagaaattatattGAGAAGTAATCTGTATGGAGTTATAGACGCATCCATCTGCGTCAGGGGGCCTAGATACGTAACCGCTCAAGATATCATCTCACCACCTTACGTGGAAATAGTTGACACGACACAACATATAGCTAACCTGACGGAACCAATTGATTTGTGTATTGAATTACAAATCAAGAGAGATCGCGGATATCGTATGAAATCCGCAAATAACTCTCAAGATGGAAGTTATCCTATAGATGCTGTATCCATGCCTGTTCGAAATGCGAATCATAGTATTCATTCTTATGGGAATGGGAATGAAAAACAAGAGAtactttttctagaaatatggacGAATGGAAGTTTAACTCCTAAGGAAGCACTTTATGAAGCTTCTCGTAATTTGATTGATTTATTTATTCCTTTTCTACATGCGGAGGAAGAGGACATTAATTTCGAAGAAAATAAAAACAGGTTTCCTCTACCCCTTTTTACCTTTCAAAATAGATTAACTAAtctaaagaaaaacaaaaaaggaattCCATTGAAATGTATTTTTATTGACCAATCAGAATTGCCTTCCAGGACCTATAACTGTCTCAAAGGGTCCAATATACATACATTATCGGACCTTTTGAGTAACAGTCAAGAAGATCTTATGAGAATTAAATTTTTTCGAATAGAAGATGTAAAACAGATATTGGACACTCTACAGAAGTATTTCGCAATTGATTTATCTAAGAATAAGAATAAGTTTTCATTTAAATCCATtgtaattatttcatcttctttttataatagaaaaaaaaattag
- the LOC140854595 gene encoding large ribosomal subunit protein uL16c yields MKGISCRGNHICFGGYALQALEPAWITARQIEAGRRAMTRYARRGGKIWVRIFPDKPVTVRPTETRMGSGKGSPEYWVSVVKPGRILYEMGGVSETVARAAISIAAYKMPIRTQFVISR; encoded by the coding sequence ATGAAGGGAATATCTTGTCGAGGCAATCATATTTGTTTCGGCGGATACGCTCTTCAGGCACTTGAACCCGCTTGGATCACAGCTAGACAGATAGAAGCGGGGCGGAGAGCAATGACACGATATGCGCGTCGTGGTGGAAAAATATGGGTACGTATATTTCCCGACAAACCTGTTACAGTAAGACCTACCGAAACACGTATGGGTTCGGGAAAGGGATCCCCCGAATATTGGGTATCTGTTGTTAAACCGGGTCGAATACTTTATGAAATGGGCGGAGTATCAGAAACTGTAGCCAGAGCAGCTATTTCAATAGCTGCGTACAAAATGCCTATACGAACTCAATTTGTTATTTCACGATAG